Proteins co-encoded in one Streptomyces sp. JH34 genomic window:
- the coaA gene encoding type I pantothenate kinase — protein MITSSARSPRRTEHAPTPYVDLTRAEWSALRDKTPLPLTAEEVEKLRGLGDVIDLDEVRDVYLPLSRLLNLYVQKTSGLRGALNTFLGDAGNGHGEQRGTPFVIGVAGSVAVGKSTTARILQALLARWPEHPRVELVTTDGFLLPMKELQSRGLMSRKGFPESYDRRALTRFVADIKAGKDEVTAPVYSHLIYDIVPGERLTVRRPDILIVEGLNVLQPALPGKDGRTRVGLADYFDFSVYVDARAEDIETWYLHRFRRLRETAFQNPFSYFRKYTQVSEEEALDYARTMWRTINRPNLLENVAPTRGRATLVLRKGPDHKVQRLSLRKL, from the coding sequence GTGATCACCTCGTCCGCACGGAGCCCCCGCCGCACCGAGCACGCGCCGACGCCCTACGTCGACCTGACCCGGGCGGAGTGGAGCGCGCTGCGTGACAAGACCCCGCTGCCCCTGACCGCCGAGGAGGTCGAGAAGCTGAGAGGCCTCGGTGACGTCATCGACCTCGACGAGGTCCGGGACGTCTATCTGCCGCTCTCACGGCTGCTCAACCTCTACGTCCAGAAGACCTCCGGCCTGCGCGGCGCCCTGAACACCTTCCTGGGTGACGCGGGCAACGGGCACGGCGAGCAGCGCGGCACCCCGTTCGTCATAGGGGTCGCCGGAAGTGTCGCCGTGGGCAAGTCCACCACCGCCCGCATCCTTCAGGCCCTGCTGGCACGGTGGCCGGAGCACCCCCGGGTGGAGCTGGTGACGACCGACGGCTTCCTGCTGCCCATGAAGGAGCTCCAGTCGCGGGGCCTGATGTCCCGCAAGGGGTTCCCCGAGTCGTACGACCGGCGGGCGCTGACCCGGTTCGTCGCCGACATCAAGGCCGGCAAGGACGAGGTGACGGCTCCCGTCTACTCGCACCTGATCTACGACATCGTGCCGGGCGAGCGGCTGACCGTACGCCGCCCCGACATCCTGATCGTCGAAGGGCTGAACGTGCTGCAGCCCGCGCTGCCCGGCAAGGACGGCCGGACCAGGGTCGGGCTCGCGGACTACTTCGACTTCAGCGTGTACGTCGACGCCCGCGCCGAGGACATCGAGACCTGGTACCTCCACCGCTTCCGCAGGCTGCGTGAGACGGCGTTCCAGAACCCGTTCTCGTACTTCCGCAAGTACACGCAGGTCTCCGAGGAGGAGGCGCTGGACTACGCGCGCACCATGTGGCGGACCATCAACCGGCCCAATCTGCTGGAGAACGTGGCGCCGACGCGCGGCCGTGCCACTCTGGTGCTGCGCAAGGGGCCGGACCACAAGGTCCAGCGCCTGTCACTGCGCAAGCTCTGA
- a CDS encoding DUF389 domain-containing protein, protein MLHLRLIVPADRTDEVLELIGRTVGTTHVAVLAGAARNPAGDVVMCDVAREAGDELIGALRRMDIDSVGSITVENMDLTLSRHADEAERAAPGEGADAVLWEELSEVTHEESTFSVTYVAFLALATMLAACGVMLDNAVLIVGAMAVGPEFGPLAGISTALVQRAPRLVGRSLWALIGGFAAAMAITAGFAWLMDLLGLFTEDMVTAERPNTGFIWHPDWMSFVVALLAGIAGTLSLTSAKSGALIGVAISVTTVPAAANAAVAFSYQDLQQTWGSSVQLLANLGGIVLAGTLTLLVQRAVWNMRRRTVPAVRRAPGVPR, encoded by the coding sequence GTGCTGCATCTGCGCCTCATCGTGCCCGCCGACCGCACCGACGAGGTGCTGGAGCTGATCGGGCGGACCGTGGGCACCACCCACGTCGCGGTGCTCGCGGGCGCCGCGCGGAACCCGGCGGGCGATGTGGTCATGTGCGACGTGGCGCGCGAGGCGGGCGACGAACTGATCGGCGCCCTGCGGCGGATGGACATCGACAGCGTCGGCTCGATCACGGTCGAGAACATGGACCTCACCCTCTCCCGGCACGCCGACGAGGCCGAACGGGCAGCGCCGGGAGAAGGCGCGGACGCGGTCCTCTGGGAAGAGCTGAGCGAGGTCACCCACGAGGAGTCGACGTTCAGCGTCACCTATGTGGCCTTCCTGGCCCTCGCGACGATGCTCGCCGCGTGCGGGGTGATGCTGGACAACGCGGTCCTGATCGTGGGAGCCATGGCGGTGGGGCCGGAGTTCGGGCCGCTGGCGGGTATCTCGACGGCGCTGGTGCAGCGGGCGCCCCGGCTGGTGGGGCGGTCGCTGTGGGCGCTGATCGGCGGCTTCGCCGCGGCCATGGCGATCACGGCGGGCTTCGCCTGGCTGATGGACCTGCTGGGCCTGTTCACCGAGGACATGGTCACGGCGGAGCGGCCCAACACCGGCTTCATCTGGCACCCGGACTGGATGTCGTTCGTGGTCGCGCTGCTGGCGGGCATCGCGGGGACGCTCTCGCTGACCTCGGCGAAGTCGGGTGCGCTGATCGGTGTGGCGATCTCGGTGACCACGGTTCCGGCGGCCGCCAACGCCGCGGTCGCGTTCAGCTATCAGGACCTCCAGCAGACCTGGGGGTCGTCGGTACAGCTGCTGGCCAACCTCGGCGGCATCGTGCTCGCGGGGACGCTGACACTGCTGGTGCAGCGGGCCGTGTGGAACATGCGGCGCCGGACGGTTCCGGCCGTCCGGCGGGCACCGGGCGTTCCCAGGTGA